The following are encoded together in the Proteiniphilum saccharofermentans genome:
- a CDS encoding class I SAM-dependent methyltransferase, producing the protein MTEPKRKGPGSPDVTLKALSFIDNLTGQSHIADLGCGTGGQTMTLAKHVQGNITALDLFPDFINIFNHNAKQLGLQDRVKGIVGSMDNLPFQDEELDLIWSEGAIYNIGFEQGLNKWRKYLKTGGYIAVSESSWFTDERPVEINDFWMNAYPEIDTIPNQVAKIHKAGYLPVATFILPETCWTEHYFAPKITAEEIFLTKYAGNKAAEELVGSQRHEEELYRKYKEFYGYTFFIAKKMG; encoded by the coding sequence ATGACAGAACCCAAAAGAAAAGGACCCGGTAGCCCCGATGTTACACTTAAAGCTCTTAGCTTCATCGACAATCTGACCGGACAATCCCATATCGCTGATCTGGGCTGCGGAACAGGAGGACAGACTATGACGCTTGCCAAACATGTGCAGGGAAATATTACTGCACTTGATCTGTTCCCTGACTTTATCAATATCTTCAATCATAATGCCAAGCAATTAGGCTTGCAGGACAGGGTAAAAGGTATTGTAGGTTCAATGGATAATCTTCCTTTTCAGGATGAAGAATTAGACCTGATCTGGTCGGAAGGGGCCATTTATAATATTGGCTTTGAACAAGGACTGAACAAGTGGCGTAAGTATCTAAAAACAGGAGGATATATTGCTGTTTCTGAAAGTTCGTGGTTTACAGACGAACGTCCTGTGGAAATCAATGACTTTTGGATGAATGCGTATCCGGAAATAGATACAATCCCCAATCAAGTAGCCAAAATACACAAAGCAGGATATCTCCCTGTCGCTACATTCATTTTGCCCGAAACTTGTTGGACAGAGCATTACTTTGCTCCAAAGATTACAGCCGAAGAGATTTTTCTTACTAAATATGCAGGGAATAAAGCTGCCGAAGAACTCGTTGGTTCTCAACGTCATGAAGAAGAATTATATCGCAAGTATAAAGAATTTTACGGTTATACATTTTTCATCGCAAAAAAAATGGGATAA
- a CDS encoding Fic family protein, with amino-acid sequence MHPFREGNGRTQREFLRTLALEKRLILNLNPPDNRDIYNR; translated from the coding sequence TTGCATCCGTTCAGAGAAGGTAACGGACGTACTCAAAGAGAATTTTTACGAACATTGGCTCTTGAAAAAAGACTTATTCTTAACCTCAATCCACCAGACAATCGTGATATTTACAATAGATAA
- a CDS encoding RNA polymerase alpha subunit C-terminal domain-containing protein — protein MLTPRTPRICPQGHKYYKSGDCPTCPVCEKLKEPTSGFLALVGNPARNALLHYGIDTIEKLAGHTEKEILSLHGIGKASLPAFRKALEEAGLNFKS, from the coding sequence ATGCTAACACCCAGAACACCACGCATCTGTCCGCAAGGGCACAAATACTATAAAAGCGGCGACTGTCCTACCTGTCCCGTTTGTGAAAAGCTGAAAGAACCGACTTCGGGTTTCCTTGCCTTAGTGGGCAATCCTGCAAGAAATGCTTTGTTGCACTATGGCATTGATACTATTGAGAAATTAGCAGGGCATACTGAAAAAGAAATTCTTTCGTTGCACGGCATCGGCAAGGCTTCCTTGCCAGCATTCAGAAAAGCATTGGAAGAAGCGGGATTAAATTTTAAATCATGA
- a CDS encoding efflux RND transporter periplasmic adaptor subunit, producing MKTYIVGSLIAMALLISGCYSGNKNASSADAKDAHEHLHDHSHDHDHDYDHQHGHDHDHSSDGAHSHSASDGHVHSTAAGHDHDHSSGDADEIHFSRQQAEVVGLEVEQVAPTPFSYVIKTSGQIQAAQGDEVVIAATSNGIVSFSNPSLTDGSAVKTGQSIVTISARNLLEGDPSTRAKIEFETAEKEFQRAELLVKDQIISTKEFEQARLRYETAKTAYNAQASNMTVNGVKVTSPINGYIKNRMVAQGEYVSVGQPIATVSQNRRLQLRAELSEKHYKTVKNITSANFKPAYDNQVYKLSDLNGRLLSFGRSADGQSFFIPVTFEFDNIGDILPGAFTEVFLLANPQNNVISVPASSLTEEQGLYFVYLQLDEEHYKKQEVTPGQSDGERIQILSGLASGDKVVTKGVYQVKLAAISSAMPEGHTHNH from the coding sequence ATGAAGACTTATATTGTAGGCTCATTGATCGCAATGGCCTTGCTTATTTCGGGTTGCTATTCCGGAAATAAAAACGCATCGTCTGCGGATGCCAAAGATGCGCACGAACATCTGCATGACCACAGTCACGACCACGACCATGATTACGACCATCAACACGGGCATGACCACGATCATTCTTCCGACGGGGCGCACAGCCATTCGGCAAGTGATGGCCACGTCCATTCGACGGCTGCAGGACATGACCACGATCATTCTTCCGGAGATGCGGATGAGATCCATTTCTCCCGTCAACAGGCCGAAGTGGTCGGTTTGGAAGTAGAACAAGTAGCACCCACCCCTTTCAGCTATGTGATCAAGACCAGCGGACAAATTCAGGCGGCACAAGGCGACGAAGTGGTTATCGCGGCCACATCAAACGGGATTGTGTCGTTTTCCAATCCTTCCCTTACCGACGGAAGCGCTGTCAAGACCGGCCAGTCCATCGTGACAATATCCGCCAGAAATCTTCTCGAAGGGGATCCATCAACCAGAGCCAAAATTGAATTCGAAACTGCCGAAAAGGAATTCCAACGGGCGGAACTGCTGGTCAAAGACCAAATCATTTCTACCAAAGAATTTGAGCAGGCCCGCCTCCGCTACGAAACCGCCAAGACAGCCTATAATGCACAGGCATCCAATATGACAGTCAACGGTGTGAAGGTCACCTCCCCCATCAACGGATATATAAAGAACAGAATGGTGGCGCAGGGAGAATATGTATCAGTAGGGCAACCTATCGCGACCGTCTCCCAAAACAGACGGTTACAACTGCGTGCCGAACTGTCGGAAAAACATTACAAGACGGTCAAAAACATAACCTCTGCCAATTTTAAACCGGCTTACGACAATCAGGTTTACAAACTTTCCGATTTGAACGGTCGGCTGTTGTCATTCGGCAGATCAGCGGACGGACAATCATTTTTTATTCCCGTCACATTTGAATTCGATAACATAGGCGATATTCTGCCGGGTGCTTTTACCGAAGTCTTTCTGTTGGCCAATCCGCAAAACAATGTAATATCGGTACCTGCATCATCCCTCACTGAAGAGCAGGGGCTTTATTTTGTCTATCTGCAACTGGATGAAGAGCATTACAAAAAACAGGAGGTTACTCCGGGACAAAGCGACGGAGAGAGAATACAAATCCTTTCAGGCCTGGCATCGGGAGACAAGGTGGTTACCAAAGGTGTATATCAGGTGAAGCTGGCGGCTATTTCGTCCGCAATGCCGGAAGGTCATACCCACAATCACTAA
- a CDS encoding heavy-metal-associated domain-containing protein → MENKELQFKTNINCGGCVSRVKPGLDSTEGIREWNVDIDNQDKILTVQSEGITADEVIAIVQSKGFKAEALD, encoded by the coding sequence ATGGAAAATAAAGAACTTCAATTCAAGACAAACATCAATTGCGGGGGATGTGTTTCCAGAGTAAAACCCGGTCTGGATAGTACGGAAGGTATCCGTGAGTGGAATGTGGACATCGATAATCAGGACAAGATCCTGACCGTACAATCCGAAGGTATCACAGCAGACGAGGTAATCGCCATCGTCCAAAGCAAAGGATTTAAGGCAGAAGCTTTAGATTAA
- a CDS encoding helix-turn-helix domain-containing protein, whose translation MVCNRCIMVVQQELEKLGLDVKSVTLGEVMLTKEPTAEEKKQIESVLIPLGFEVIDDKKSRIIEKIKNIIIGLVHHHDNDTRTNLSELLSSELHHDYNYLSNLFSEVEGTTIEKYFIAQKIEKVKELLVYDELSLSEIAFRLNYSSVAYLSNQFKKVTGLTPSHFKQIREDKRKPLDKV comes from the coding sequence ATGGTCTGTAACCGCTGTATCATGGTGGTTCAGCAGGAACTGGAGAAACTGGGTTTAGACGTAAAAAGTGTGACGCTGGGCGAAGTAATGCTCACCAAAGAGCCTACAGCCGAAGAAAAGAAGCAGATAGAATCCGTTTTAATCCCATTAGGCTTTGAGGTGATTGATGATAAAAAAAGCAGGATTATCGAAAAGATCAAAAACATCATCATAGGTCTTGTCCATCATCATGATAACGATACCAGAACCAACCTGTCGGAACTGTTGAGCAGTGAATTGCATCATGACTACAACTACCTGTCCAACCTCTTTTCGGAAGTGGAAGGCACTACCATTGAGAAGTATTTCATCGCCCAGAAGATTGAAAAAGTAAAAGAATTGTTGGTGTACGATGAATTGTCTTTGAGTGAGATTGCTTTCCGCCTCAACTATTCAAGTGTAGCCTACCTGAGCAATCAGTTCAAAAAGGTAACCGGACTGACACCGAGCCACTTCAAGCAGATCAGGGAAGACAAAAGAAAACCGCTGGATAAGGTATGA
- a CDS encoding SRPBCC family protein, producing the protein MKYENAKKILIVILILIVIPLIVALFVPKKYKSSGEIVINKPQKEVFEYIRYVKNQDNFGVWQLSDLNMTKTAEGTDGTVGFRYSWDSETLGKGAQVITRIVENERMESDLFFYDFGDEPNKSYITVGEKSPNETLVKWGISGKSPYPFNLMNLFMNMDKDFDKGLRNLKEIVEKQPSPTAAARKRVQFKTEIKAPAEKVYRTMLGLDDKTTYEHWTSLFHPGSTFEGTWEKGSKILFIGTDENGKKGGMIAEVVENNPNKFVSIRSTGILDGDKEITSGEQVEQWTGGLENYTFEENNGITILTVDIDVVESYADYFNQNYPKALQKLKEVCEK; encoded by the coding sequence TTGAAATATGAAAACGCTAAAAAAATTCTCATCGTAATACTGATTCTCATCGTGATACCGCTTATTGTGGCACTTTTTGTACCGAAAAAATACAAAAGCAGTGGTGAAATCGTTATCAACAAGCCCCAAAAAGAAGTGTTTGAATACATCAGGTACGTCAAAAATCAGGACAATTTCGGGGTGTGGCAGCTTTCTGACCTGAATATGACGAAAACTGCAGAGGGAACGGATGGCACGGTCGGTTTCAGGTACAGTTGGGACAGCGAAACCCTCGGAAAAGGGGCACAGGTCATTACCCGCATCGTGGAAAACGAAAGAATGGAAAGTGATTTGTTTTTTTACGATTTCGGCGACGAACCCAACAAATCCTACATCACGGTCGGGGAAAAATCGCCCAACGAAACCCTCGTAAAATGGGGGATTTCGGGAAAATCGCCCTACCCATTCAACCTGATGAACCTCTTTATGAATATGGACAAGGACTTCGACAAAGGTTTACGAAACCTGAAAGAGATCGTGGAAAAACAGCCCTCTCCCACTGCCGCTGCCAGGAAAAGGGTACAGTTCAAAACCGAGATAAAAGCCCCTGCCGAAAAGGTGTACCGCACGATGCTCGGGCTGGACGATAAAACGACCTACGAGCACTGGACATCGCTGTTTCACCCCGGTTCGACCTTTGAGGGAACTTGGGAAAAAGGCTCGAAAATCCTGTTCATCGGTACGGACGAAAACGGTAAAAAAGGCGGAATGATAGCCGAAGTTGTCGAAAACAATCCCAACAAATTCGTTTCTATCCGCTCCACGGGAATACTGGACGGGGATAAAGAAATCACTTCGGGCGAACAGGTAGAGCAATGGACAGGCGGTCTTGAGAATTACACTTTTGAGGAAAACAACGGCATCACGATCCTTACCGTTGATATTGATGTTGTCGAAAGCTATGCAGATTATTTCAACCAAAACTACCCGAAAGCATTGCAAAAACTGAAAGAAGTCTGCGAGAAATGA
- a CDS encoding heavy metal translocating P-type ATPase produces MSCASCASSAQTIVEHEPGVVNASVNFGTGNLTVEYLPNMTDATKLQKAVQAVGYDLLLEDETTQQETLENIHAGKFQKLKKKTIWAIILAIPVVVIGMFFMDMPYANEIMWLFATPVVFWLGKDFYINAWKQAKHRSANMDTLVALSTGIAYLFSVFNMLFPDFWHQRGLHAHVYFEAAAVIIAFILLGRLLEEKAKGNTSTAIKKLMGLQPKTVTVIRPDGTEEQVAIENVNVDDIILVKPGEKIAVDGIVTSGNSYVDESMFSGEPVPVLKEENEKVFAGTINQKGSFRFKAVKVGKETMLAQIIKMVQDAQGSKAPVQKLVDKIAGIFVPIVIGIAILSFILWVTLGGDNGVVQGLLAAVTVLVIACPCALGLATPTAIMVGVGKGAENGILIKDAESLELAKKVNAVVLDKTGTITEGRPQVTDIQWLNNDDSTKDILFNIEKRSEHPLAEAVVKHLEGTAATSLTKFESITGKGAKADHNDETYFTGNKKLLTENNITISDDLLKYADEWGSQAKTVIWFANSKQAISVIAISDKIKETSIEAIRQMQDMGIDLYMLTGDNEATAKTIAQQTGIHHYKAEVLPQHKADFIKELQQQGKVVAMVGDGINDSTALATSDVSIAMGKGSDIAMDVAKMTIISSDLTRISQAIRLSKQTVATIKQNLFWAFIYNTIGIPIAAGILYPINGFLLNPMIAGAAMALSSVSVVTNSLRLKWKKINS; encoded by the coding sequence ATGTCTTGTGCTTCCTGTGCGAGCAGTGCCCAAACTATCGTAGAGCATGAACCGGGAGTCGTCAACGCATCCGTAAACTTCGGTACGGGAAATCTTACCGTTGAGTACTTGCCTAACATGACCGATGCTACCAAACTGCAAAAAGCGGTTCAAGCTGTTGGTTATGATCTGTTGTTAGAAGATGAAACCACGCAGCAGGAGACATTGGAAAATATCCACGCCGGGAAATTCCAAAAGCTCAAAAAGAAAACCATTTGGGCGATCATACTGGCCATACCGGTTGTGGTCATCGGCATGTTCTTTATGGATATGCCTTATGCCAATGAGATCATGTGGCTTTTCGCCACTCCTGTAGTATTCTGGCTGGGAAAGGATTTTTATATCAACGCGTGGAAGCAGGCCAAACACCGCTCGGCCAATATGGATACCCTGGTCGCATTGAGTACCGGTATTGCATACCTGTTCAGCGTTTTCAATATGTTATTCCCCGACTTCTGGCATCAGAGGGGATTACATGCACATGTATATTTTGAAGCCGCGGCGGTCATTATCGCCTTTATCCTGTTAGGAAGATTACTGGAAGAAAAGGCCAAAGGTAATACATCGACAGCAATCAAAAAACTGATGGGCCTTCAACCCAAAACCGTAACAGTAATACGACCCGACGGAACCGAAGAGCAGGTCGCTATCGAAAACGTGAATGTAGACGATATCATCCTTGTCAAACCCGGTGAAAAAATTGCGGTGGACGGCATAGTAACGTCCGGTAATTCTTATGTAGATGAGAGTATGTTTAGCGGTGAGCCTGTACCTGTACTGAAAGAAGAAAACGAAAAAGTCTTTGCAGGCACAATCAACCAAAAAGGAAGTTTCCGGTTCAAAGCGGTGAAAGTCGGCAAGGAGACAATGCTTGCCCAAATCATTAAAATGGTGCAGGATGCACAAGGAAGCAAAGCACCCGTACAGAAACTGGTCGACAAGATTGCCGGTATTTTCGTTCCAATAGTTATCGGTATTGCCATTCTCTCATTTATCCTTTGGGTGACTTTGGGCGGAGATAACGGCGTAGTACAGGGATTACTGGCTGCCGTTACGGTATTGGTAATTGCCTGTCCATGTGCATTGGGACTGGCGACCCCTACCGCCATTATGGTGGGTGTAGGCAAAGGCGCTGAAAATGGTATATTGATTAAAGATGCTGAAAGCCTTGAACTGGCCAAGAAAGTAAATGCCGTGGTATTAGATAAAACCGGGACTATCACCGAAGGCAGGCCGCAGGTAACAGACATCCAATGGCTGAATAATGACGATTCCACCAAAGATATCCTGTTCAACATCGAAAAACGCTCCGAACATCCATTGGCAGAGGCGGTGGTAAAACATCTGGAAGGTACCGCCGCCACTTCTCTGACAAAATTCGAGAGTATCACCGGAAAAGGAGCAAAAGCCGATCATAACGACGAAACCTATTTCACCGGCAACAAGAAACTATTGACGGAGAACAATATCACTATCTCAGATGATTTATTGAAATATGCCGATGAATGGGGTAGCCAAGCCAAGACCGTTATCTGGTTCGCAAACAGCAAACAGGCCATTTCGGTAATTGCGATTTCCGATAAAATCAAAGAGACATCGATAGAAGCTATCCGGCAGATGCAGGATATGGGTATCGACCTCTATATGCTGACCGGAGACAATGAAGCCACGGCCAAAACTATTGCACAGCAGACGGGCATTCATCATTATAAGGCAGAAGTATTGCCGCAGCACAAAGCCGATTTTATCAAGGAACTGCAACAGCAAGGCAAGGTAGTAGCGATGGTCGGAGATGGTATCAACGACAGTACGGCACTTGCCACTTCGGATGTAAGTATCGCCATGGGAAAAGGAAGTGATATTGCGATGGACGTCGCCAAGATGACCATCATCTCATCCGATCTCACCAGGATATCGCAGGCAATACGACTGTCCAAACAAACTGTAGCGACCATCAAACAAAACTTGTTTTGGGCATTTATCTATAATACGATTGGTATCCCGATTGCGGCAGGTATCCTCTACCCCATCAATGGCTTCCTGTTAAATCCTATGATTGCTGGAGCAGCCATGGCATTGAGTAGTGTAAGTGTGGTAACCAACAGCCTGAGGTTGAAATGGAAAAAGATCAATTCATAA
- a CDS encoding DUF6769 family protein, translated as MKKKIAISSIVVEILIVLVAGTIPHHHHDNGAICFHVTHHQDHQDDEHSAQSGHSCHHDPTCIAETTYYTNPDGKIKIKVTSFDNGDNPGHIQLFPLLYLVSDFLINPAYNTYTKPKQGEYILFYKSAEVSRFHGLRAPPFILS; from the coding sequence TTGAAGAAGAAGATTGCCATATCATCCATTGTAGTAGAGATACTTATCGTGCTGGTGGCGGGAACGATACCGCATCATCATCACGATAACGGGGCAATCTGTTTTCATGTGACGCATCATCAGGATCATCAGGATGATGAACACTCGGCTCAAAGCGGCCATAGCTGCCATCACGATCCGACCTGTATCGCTGAAACGACCTATTATACAAATCCCGATGGCAAGATAAAAATCAAGGTGACTTCTTTTGATAACGGCGATAATCCGGGTCATATTCAGCTTTTCCCTTTGCTTTATCTTGTCTCGGACTTCCTGATAAACCCCGCTTATAACACCTACACGAAACCGAAACAGGGGGAATATATCCTATTTTACAAATCAGCCGAAGTAAGCCGGTTCCATGGCTTGCGTGCTCCGCCTTTCATCCTTTCCTGA
- a CDS encoding antitoxin VbhA family protein codes for MYNPLKIDRKNLTLMGVKFPDLASLEATANAIGSSMFEGFKPSPALIQLYLEWKQNIISSTVFFERLKETYELQIS; via the coding sequence ATGTATAATCCTCTGAAAATAGACAGAAAGAATTTGACCCTGATGGGGGTTAAATTTCCCGATTTAGCATCACTTGAAGCTACGGCAAATGCAATCGGTTCTAGTATGTTCGAAGGGTTTAAACCCTCTCCTGCATTGATACAACTCTATCTGGAATGGAAACAAAACATCATAAGTTCTACCGTTTTCTTTGAACGGCTAAAAGAAACATATGAGCTACAAATATCTTGA
- a CDS encoding ISL3 family transposase — translation MSLTKSQSRTAKLLSLSHSQVSRIMHRSVSRGLERRDKSDIYPHLSIDEKATKKGHHYLSILSDERAGVVIEVVSGRTKKSVDDLCVKLSQKQRKSVKTVCTDMWDAYIYGANKYFKEAKLCHDNFHLVGYLNKAVDKVRKREVKTNDALKKSKYLFLKDKMNFTNKQYIAFEAISNANYEVSRAWRVKENFRDIAFRQNRLDALAIYSFWRLDAQRANIKEMNEVVEMFDRHQNGIVNAIETGASNARAERLNSSIQEIKTIARGYRNDDNFRVAILFFHGNLDMYP, via the coding sequence TTGTCTCTGACAAAAAGTCAAAGCCGCACAGCTAAACTTTTGTCATTGAGCCACTCACAAGTAAGCCGGATAATGCACCGCAGCGTATCTCGAGGGCTGGAACGTCGAGACAAAAGCGACATTTATCCACACCTGAGCATTGACGAGAAAGCAACCAAAAAAGGACATCACTATTTAAGCATCTTATCCGATGAGCGCGCCGGAGTAGTTATTGAGGTTGTATCGGGACGAACCAAAAAAAGCGTAGATGATTTATGCGTAAAACTTTCTCAAAAGCAGCGCAAATCCGTCAAGACCGTATGCACGGATATGTGGGATGCTTATATCTATGGCGCAAATAAGTATTTTAAGGAAGCTAAACTCTGTCATGACAACTTCCATTTGGTGGGCTATTTGAATAAAGCGGTAGATAAAGTTCGCAAGAGAGAAGTTAAAACAAACGATGCCTTAAAGAAGAGCAAGTATCTGTTTTTGAAGGATAAAATGAACTTTACCAATAAACAGTATATTGCTTTCGAGGCTATATCAAATGCCAATTATGAGGTTTCGAGAGCTTGGAGAGTAAAGGAAAATTTTAGAGACATCGCATTTCGCCAAAACCGGCTGGATGCCCTTGCCATATATTCCTTTTGGCGGCTGGATGCCCAAAGGGCGAATATTAAAGAAATGAATGAGGTAGTCGAGATGTTTGACAGACATCAAAACGGCATTGTAAACGCAATAGAAACAGGTGCCTCAAATGCAAGAGCAGAAAGGTTAAACAGTTCAATACAAGAGATAAAAACAATTGCCAGAGGATATAGAAATGATGATAATTTTAGAGTAGCAATTTTGTTTTTCCATGGAAATCTTGATATGTATCCATAA
- a CDS encoding transposase family protein, whose translation MTTSDILERILLPINDLWCVDNVQINEEEKSVYVHLSYKFDFVEIDGRDYPIYDYRHERNWRHLDLWQYKTYLTARIPRYKIGGEIRSVDVSWADTGERLTTLLEKKR comes from the coding sequence ATGACAACAAGCGATATATTAGAAAGAATCTTACTGCCTATCAATGATTTATGGTGTGTAGACAATGTTCAAATAAATGAAGAAGAAAAATCTGTTTATGTTCACCTATCATATAAGTTTGATTTTGTAGAAATTGACGGAAGAGATTACCCCATTTACGATTATCGTCATGAGCGTAATTGGCGTCATTTGGATTTATGGCAATACAAGACCTATTTAACTGCACGTATTCCGCGCTATAAAATAGGCGGTGAAATCCGTTCCGTTGACGTTAGCTGGGCAGATACAGGTGAACGTCTGACGACTTTACTTGAAAAAAAACGATAG
- a CDS encoding Fic family protein, whose protein sequence is MSYKYLDPDYSYTNPKTGILRNLANIEDQEFLIVFESLNVARRLEELYHKPIKIRNAETLLEIHKYLFQDVYVWAGKIRTVEISKEGKQFFPTNRFVTAFAYIDSLIAEYRKIKKQTKKYFREN, encoded by the coding sequence ATGAGCTACAAATATCTTGATCCTGACTATTCTTACACCAATCCTAAAACAGGGATTTTACGTAATCTCGCAAACATTGAAGATCAGGAATTTTTAATCGTATTCGAGAGCCTTAATGTCGCCAGAAGATTAGAGGAATTATATCACAAGCCGATTAAGATAAGAAATGCCGAAACACTGCTGGAAATCCATAAGTATTTGTTTCAGGACGTTTATGTATGGGCCGGAAAAATAAGAACTGTAGAAATAAGTAAAGAGGGAAAACAGTTTTTCCCGACAAACAGATTTGTTACTGCTTTTGCATATATTGACTCTTTAATTGCAGAATATCGTAAGATAAAAAAACAGACAAAGAAATACTTTCGAGAAAATTAG
- a CDS encoding DUF1697 domain-containing protein yields the protein MKKSTENKPIFCAFLRGVNVKGTNMKMAEVCSVFEKTGMENVSSVLASGNILFSSDKKKDELKALLEKAMSTHFNYDAFLFIKDKTEVETIFTENPFDANPDFHIYGFAGIAGIEKTLMEEFEKSKKTEEERGLIAANNFYWRVPKGNTLESEFGKILGRKNLKDTFTSRNLNTFEKVLKKM from the coding sequence ATGAAAAAATCTACTGAAAATAAACCCATTTTCTGTGCCTTTTTGCGTGGGGTAAACGTAAAAGGAACGAATATGAAAATGGCAGAAGTCTGTTCCGTATTTGAAAAAACGGGCATGGAAAACGTGTCGTCCGTCCTGGCATCAGGCAATATCCTGTTCTCATCCGATAAGAAAAAAGATGAGTTAAAAGCACTGCTGGAAAAAGCTATGTCCACACACTTCAATTACGATGCTTTTCTTTTCATAAAAGACAAAACCGAGGTTGAAACTATTTTTACTGAAAATCCATTTGATGCCAATCCCGATTTTCACATTTATGGTTTTGCAGGCATTGCAGGCATTGAAAAAACGCTGATGGAAGAATTTGAAAAGTCGAAAAAAACGGAAGAAGAAAGGGGTTTGATAGCAGCAAACAATTTCTATTGGAGAGTACCGAAAGGAAACACATTGGAGTCTGAATTCGGGAAAATATTAGGACGGAAAAACTTAAAAGATACTTTCACTTCCCGTAATCTGAATACGTTTGAGAAGGTCTTGAAAAAGATGTAA
- a CDS encoding DUF1801 domain-containing protein, which produces MRMMSTDIQNYNDSQSGNDREICRLLFEEINKNLPEAECKIWHRHPIWFLDGNPTVGYSRQKTGIRLMFWSGADFDEDGLNVKGTKFKDASIFYNSVEEINTEDLKRWLEKSREIQWDYKNLIKRKGKLERLK; this is translated from the coding sequence ATGAGAATGATGAGCACGGATATTCAAAATTACAATGACAGCCAATCGGGAAATGACAGGGAAATCTGCCGTCTGCTTTTTGAGGAAATAAACAAAAATCTTCCCGAAGCCGAATGCAAAATCTGGCACAGACATCCCATTTGGTTCTTGGACGGAAACCCGACAGTCGGTTACAGCAGACAAAAAACCGGAATACGGCTGATGTTCTGGAGCGGAGCAGATTTTGACGAAGACGGATTAAACGTGAAAGGAACAAAATTCAAAGACGCTTCCATATTCTACAATTCGGTCGAAGAAATCAACACCGAAGACTTAAAGCGGTGGCTCGAAAAATCAAGGGAAATCCAATGGGATTACAAAAACCTTATTAAACGGAAAGGAAAACTAGAACGGCTGAAATGA